In one Bacteroidota bacterium genomic region, the following are encoded:
- a CDS encoding response regulator transcription factor, with translation MTRVLIADDHAVVRRGLAEIVNEALDLKVTGQAADGEELVGLLRGGQGDLVVMDLKMPGLDGLDLVKQLRHEFPAMPILVMSMHPEDQFAVRVLRAGATGYLTKNSAPTDLVRAVRKVAEGRRYVSPQMAETLLDAMDSDPEEAPHEALSDREYQVLRLLASGKLINEISEELALSPKTVSTYRLRLLQKMNMKSNAEITRYALENDLIQ, from the coding sequence ATGACGCGCGTCCTCATCGCCGACGACCACGCCGTGGTCCGCCGCGGCCTCGCCGAGATCGTCAACGAAGCCCTCGACCTGAAGGTGACCGGCCAGGCCGCCGACGGCGAGGAACTCGTGGGACTGCTCCGGGGGGGGCAGGGCGACCTCGTGGTGATGGACCTCAAGATGCCCGGCCTCGACGGCCTCGATCTCGTGAAGCAGCTCCGCCACGAGTTTCCGGCGATGCCCATCCTCGTGATGTCGATGCACCCGGAGGACCAGTTCGCGGTGCGGGTGCTGCGAGCAGGTGCGACGGGCTACCTCACCAAGAACAGCGCCCCGACCGACCTCGTGCGCGCCGTCCGCAAGGTGGCGGAGGGGCGGCGCTACGTGAGCCCGCAGATGGCCGAGACGCTCCTCGACGCGATGGACTCGGACCCGGAGGAGGCCCCCCACGAGGCGCTCTCCGACCGCGAGTATCAGGTGCTGCGGCTGCTCGCCTCGGGCAAGCTCATCAACGAGATCAGCGAAGAGCTTGCGCTCAGCCCGAAGACGGTGAGCACCTATCGGCTGCGGCTGCTCCAGAAGATGAACATGAAGAGCAACGCCGAGATCACGCGCTACGCGCTCGAAAACGACCTGATTCAGTGA
- a CDS encoding ABC transporter substrate-binding protein, with the protein MLRMTLRLFGLAAFAVALALPAFAQDSVAIRQMLQDRDGEIKAILGTGTSYTDAQRERLRTVVNDVIDFRAMSAFALGDTWETLTDEQKTRFVEVFSGVIRAQSLADLDLYRATVAYGDIDVSGTTATATTTASLQDVRTEVVYDLAKREGAWVITDFSIDGVSTAENYRRSFQRVLARRGYDALLSSLERRLARG; encoded by the coding sequence ATGCTCCGTATGACCCTCCGCCTGTTCGGCCTCGCTGCGTTCGCCGTTGCTCTCGCGCTGCCTGCGTTTGCCCAGGACAGCGTTGCCATCCGGCAGATGCTCCAAGACCGCGATGGCGAGATCAAGGCCATCCTCGGCACCGGCACGTCGTACACCGACGCGCAGCGCGAACGCCTCCGCACCGTCGTCAACGACGTGATCGACTTCCGCGCGATGAGTGCCTTCGCCCTCGGCGACACCTGGGAGACCCTCACAGACGAGCAAAAGACGCGCTTCGTCGAGGTCTTCTCCGGCGTCATCCGTGCCCAGTCGCTCGCCGACCTCGACCTTTACCGCGCCACCGTGGCCTACGGCGACATCGACGTGAGCGGCACGACCGCGACCGCCACGACGACGGCGTCGCTCCAGGACGTGCGCACCGAAGTCGTCTACGACCTCGCCAAACGCGAAGGAGCCTGGGTGATCACCGACTTCTCGATCGACGGCGTGAGCACGGCGGAGAACTACCGCCGCTCGTTCCAGCGCGTGCTTGCCCGCCGCGGCTACGACGCGCTGCTCAGCAGCCTGGAGCGCCGCCTCGCCCGCGGGTAG